Proteins found in one Clostridia bacterium genomic segment:
- a CDS encoding DNA alkylation repair protein: MELNEIMDELRSLGTERTKKIYMGNGAKEPIFGVTISAMKPIFKKIKYNQPLAEQLYATGNYDAMYLAGMIAEPKKMAEEDFNRWIEGAYFYMISDYIVAVTLAETDIAFTVADRWIDSGKELTMSAGWSCYDWLLGT; the protein is encoded by the coding sequence ATGGAATTAAACGAAATCATGGACGAACTAAGGTCTCTTGGTACAGAACGTACGAAAAAAATTTACATGGGAAATGGTGCTAAGGAGCCTATTTTTGGCGTAACCATAAGCGCTATGAAGCCGATTTTTAAGAAAATAAAATACAACCAGCCTTTGGCAGAGCAGCTTTATGCAACAGGAAATTATGATGCCATGTATTTAGCGGGCATGATAGCGGAGCCAAAGAAAATGGCAGAAGAAGATTTTAACCGATGGATAGAAGGCGCTTATTTTTATATGATTTCGGACTATATTGTGGCAGTAACTCTTGCCGAAACAGATATTGCCTTTACCGTTGCCGACCGTTGGATTGATAGCGGAAAAGAATTAACAATGTCGGCTGGCTGGAGTTGCTATGATTGGCTATTAGGCAC
- a CDS encoding GrpB family protein — MLGLKSGTVRIEKYNPEWKNEFEKEWIRLETALKEYNVNIQHVGSTSIIGCSAKPIIDIAIGVESLEYGEKLISVLEKIGYIYDGDGKIPGRHFFKKGNGELRTHYVHVEPIDGELWTNHILYRDYLNNHFELVKEYSILKESLESEFADNRDGYARKKDPFIENILEKAKEEKSR; from the coding sequence ATGTTAGGCTTGAAAAGCGGAACCGTGAGAATAGAAAAATATAATCCGGAATGGAAAAACGAATTTGAAAAGGAATGGATAAGGTTGGAAACGGCTTTAAAAGAATATAATGTAAATATACAACATGTTGGAAGTACATCTATTATAGGATGTTCAGCCAAGCCAATAATTGATATTGCAATAGGAGTAGAATCACTTGAATATGGTGAAAAATTGATATCTGTATTAGAGAAAATAGGCTATATATATGATGGAGATGGGAAAATACCGGGTAGGCATTTTTTTAAGAAAGGTAACGGAGAATTAAGAACTCATTATGTACATGTAGAGCCAATTGATGGGGAATTATGGACCAATCATATTTTGTATAGAGACTATCTAAATAATCATTTTGAATTAGTAAAAGAATATAGTATTTTAAAAGAAAGTCTAGAAAGTGAGTTTGCTGATAACAGAGATGGATATGCCAGAAAAAAAGATCCTTTTATAGAAAATATACTGGAAAAAGCTAAAGAGGAAAAGAGTAGATAA
- a CDS encoding GNAT family N-acetyltransferase has protein sequence MHLAPKRVINEPEMMEYLGGPDTKEQVLSRHKRYLELGDKGCMFSIILYPDLKEVGCIGYWEKVWNCEGIYEIGWSVLPSYQGKGIATGAAKLAIDAATAENKYEYIHAFPSINNLASNAICQKLGFDFISEHEFEYPLGSYMRCNNWRLKLNINK, from the coding sequence TTGCACCTGGCACCTAAACGAGTTATTAACGAACCAGAGATGATGGAATATCTTGGAGGACCTGATACCAAAGAACAGGTTTTGAGTCGTCACAAACGTTATTTAGAGCTTGGCGATAAGGGATGTATGTTTAGTATCATATTATATCCAGATTTGAAGGAAGTCGGCTGTATTGGTTATTGGGAAAAAGTTTGGAATTGCGAAGGTATATACGAAATAGGGTGGAGCGTCCTACCTTCATATCAGGGGAAAGGGATAGCTACAGGTGCCGCCAAGTTAGCAATAGACGCAGCAACTGCCGAGAACAAGTATGAATATATTCACGCTTTTCCTTCAATCAATAATCTTGCCTCTAATGCAATCTGTCAGAAGCTGGGCTTTGATTTTATCTCAGAACATGAATTTGAATACCCGCTAGGGAGTTACATGCGATGCAATAACTGGCGTTTGAAGCTTAATATTAATAAATAG